One stretch of Bacteroidota bacterium DNA includes these proteins:
- a CDS encoding WecB/TagA/CpsF family glycosyltransferase — translation MKKYRIVSLDISDVNYKEIEKHISKAIQNREKITIAYATAHIVNLAKDDKLLQEALSTTDIIHPEGNGVWLASKLLYAKGFAERFNWTDHAKLLLKRCAIEGWNIFILGSTTDILQLAAEKIQKDIPNLKIVGMKNGFEDVETGNLIETINSAKPDILWLAMGSPKQNLWSHQHKHELNCSVIQAVGDAITLLAGLKKRGPKFIQFIGLEWFVRFLFNPVKYFSRYVVGIPLFLVRVLIQKIQLLRPN, via the coding sequence ATGAAAAAATATCGTATTGTTTCACTTGATATTTCTGATGTTAATTATAAGGAAATTGAAAAACATATTTCTAAAGCAATTCAAAATCGTGAAAAGATAACAATTGCATACGCCACAGCACATATTGTGAACCTTGCAAAGGATGACAAATTATTACAAGAGGCTCTTTCAACAACTGATATTATTCATCCAGAGGGGAACGGAGTATGGCTTGCATCAAAATTGCTTTACGCAAAGGGTTTCGCAGAAAGGTTTAATTGGACTGATCATGCAAAACTATTATTAAAGAGATGTGCGATTGAGGGATGGAATATATTTATTCTTGGATCGACTACAGATATTCTTCAATTGGCCGCAGAAAAGATACAAAAGGATATTCCAAATCTGAAAATTGTCGGTATGAAGAATGGTTTTGAAGATGTTGAAACAGGTAATTTAATTGAAACAATAAACAGTGCAAAGCCGGATATATTATGGCTTGCTATGGGTTCGCCCAAACAAAATTTGTGGAGTCATCAGCATAAACATGAATTGAACTGTTCCGTGATTCAGGCGGTAGGCGATGCAATAACCCTACTTGCTGGGCTGAAAAAACGTGGTCCCAAATTCATACAATTTATTGGTTTAGAGTGGTTTGTCCGGTTTCTTTTTAATCCGGTAAAATATTTTTCGCGTTATGTTGTGGGAATTCCTTTATTTCTTGTTAGAGTGTTGATTCAAAAAATTCAATTGCTAAGACCGAACTAA